Proteins from one Anastrepha obliqua isolate idAnaObli1 chromosome 2, idAnaObli1_1.0, whole genome shotgun sequence genomic window:
- the LOC129236813 gene encoding uncharacterized protein LOC129236813 isoform X1 → MDARKQKRLGAAPIASFEKSFEDSTTTTTNGSTTSSIANSCSATAITVISAVPFPSSMTSTASQEHAALAKDIHSNGTRTMEPHERIIKTTATDTTITIGKSRTDQQQQPSIAISESGSSSAIAPNSRSKYDGNNAKRAPPLKATTAVNATSSAAPLSSSDTLGQPQLQHQQVAAGVGGMFKGATTLTTPSTPRIELSRASSSSHHEEDSRESSPENVFEQVGTGTLQETIGVGFREEGALELRSSTEELYFMDPEQKKEEQAKLQQQQAKRSSPHIFKFDEHQSYLQQHQRKDSASSEVAALLCISGRTSRISSVGSQGSAVSRLSAISGVSRSPSPHRMLLETSFCGPKPLENVVDGHISTTIEPPTAELLEQVLLARKHDPTQAVLAEGITVESSPKKKATSLSNGETKPSSKSAKKVDRPSAVAISASGVGKPTMGSQRRSTKSPGQMVIGKTPSGTEYIRINLKPDYMYDDRGIAPHEKVVEAPNSIAPLYSRSQKKPASLSLGRTAVDENRLTPTASPKPVRHGVLAKDAHGSRSPSPATGSVSRKSSFSSIFRLGGKDSPDSPRERSRSRSKSKERQTPQSQNVTPSKQKSVLAIFKPGKRGSNAGADAKSSKSSSPIDGHELQQQAQQMRSKSHTPSSTITGGGSRPASRLRYYDEPVEGVIHIPLHTPPEEKETRKLLHGIQQLNAEPMRPVPTAITASQLAAAAAALKPVGARKGSGSGSSGSGQSQPRSQQLDKLQRIENLDAIHSLSQDDDNKERTWSLEVNKHSSQDSQETAGSEASYASAIKVNLRSNLANVKENVVQENGVAAEAEVHRLPSVDSGGEIKVVETVAMVNVNITQVQPESEHSKEKRRLLFTTRLGSGSQDQIFSTQFSISKTESQSSQLSEQVQETIAESPVSETLHRQGTVIRRPEDEVETATQVKEFKEPTKLPPKRRSSTESSARRQKSISTSEDEKHNVQTTVTAVVMRRKESHEEPRRKSRSTSEEDAEAGGGVLNQRHSRYLENFDVRKKYHENIPRKPKRQGFSETKRGESAEETAISAIGHQEYQKIPKLQKQQQQYQQRKPTLPQPPPPSTAPSPSPPPNAASAPDSRSPTPTKRAPRSQSQSPIDRSGKQTPVKPPRTSTPTRRSHVAPERQSMPSTDEPAESSESERDSDLAVGSSAATDPKRRHLPRHVGAIEDHESTGLVSQESFDELPYVPTTLPEERAQGIPLIPMKDRANMELKTCPVERPRSTTPLNPSHLEEYCGIVTPQEQTYEFSGSVPVRGEKLRISLPRKDSTKERVQSAKSPRRPSNTSGKSWFEFAEEGLRATAANLERKDSNKQLLTQQQPEVETKTKAAVGKAITTTVQTTQKQITSTSGTTSTQRKLSGHWIDFENIPEKRKPPKRITALPKDGAITTTTSSSRTHATASSALHATHTQSHGHVHGHPPPQPDVTMDGKIHYNYVKPEDCQCECHEAKREGGVGAEASDDAGTAGAEDEAEGVASSKSITSVDLLQQGEDMLPLLDPDTQDGIEPSDSSREYSCYTDDEMDVPMRQTSSRRPKSNPSKLDEFPRRDISHSPRNRKFPDNRK, encoded by the exons ATGGATGCGCGCAAACAGAAACGGCTTGGCGCCGCTCCAATTGCATCGTTCGAAAAGTCATTTGAGGATTCAACGACCACTACCACCAATGGCAGCACCACCAGTTCTATCGCCAATAGTTGCTCAGCCACAGCAATAACTGTTATCTCAGCAGTGCCGTTTCCGAGTTCAATGACGTCCACCGCATCGCAGGAGCATGCAGCGCTTGCCAAGGACATCCACAGCAATGGCACGAGGACG ATGGAGCCACACGAGCGCATcataaaaacaacagcaacagacaCAACAATCACAATAGGAAAGTCTAGGACtgatcagcaacaacaacccaGCATTGCTATATCGGAGTCGGGGAGCAGTTCTGCCATCGCTCCAAACAGTAGATCTAAATACGATGGCAACAATGCGAAGCGTGCACCTCCCCTGAAGGCGACCACCGCCGTCAATGCCACTAGTAGTGCTGCCCCACTGAGCAGCAGCGACACCCTTGGTCAGCCGCAGCTGCAGCATCAGCAGGTGGCAGCGGGTGTGGGCGGCATGTTCAAAGGAGCCACTACGCTCACCACACCTTCGACGCCGCGCATCGAACTGAGTCGCGCATCGTCGTCGTCGCATCACGAAGAGGATAGCCGGGAAAGCAGTCCGGAGAATGTGTTCGAGCAG GTTGGCACTGGCACCCTACAGGAAACAATCGGCGTGGGATTTCGTGAAGAAGGCGCATTGGAGTTACGCAGTTCAACGGAGGAATTGTACTTTATGGATCCCGAACAGAAGAAGGAAGAGCAGGCGAAGTTGCAACAGCAG CAAGCAAAGCGCTCCTCGCcgcacatatttaaatttgacgAGCATCAGAGCTATTTGCAGCAACATCAGCGTAAGGACTCTGCGAGTTCCGAGGTCGCTGCTCTGCTCTGTATTTCCGGACGCACAAGTCGCATTTCTAGTGTTGGCAGTCAAGGTTCAGCTGTGAGTCGTCTTTCGGCTATATCGGGCGTTTCGCGTTCGCCTTCACCACATCGCATGCTTTTGGAGACATCATTTTGTGGGCCAAAGCCATTGGAAAATGTAGTAGACGGCCACATCTCAACCACCATTGAACCTCCAACGGCTGAGTTACTTGAGCAAGTTTTGTTGGCACGTAAACACGATCCAACGCAGGCAGTGCTGGCGGAAGGTATTACCGTGGAAAGTTCGCCTAAAAAGAAGGCAACATCACTGTCGAACGGTGAAACTAAGCCCTCGTCGAAAAGTGCTAAGAAAGTCGACCGACCCAGCGCTGTGGCTATTTCTGCCTCTGGTGTTGGAAAGCCAACTATGGGCTCTCAGCGTCGAAGTACCAAAAGTCCTGGACAGATGGTAATTGGAAAGACCCCAAGTGGCACCGAGTATATACGCATTAACCTGAAGCCCGACTACATGTACGACGATAGGGGTATTGCACCTCATGAAAAAGTTGTAGAAGCTCCGAACAGTATCGCACCACTTTATTCGCGTAGTCAGAAAAAACCTGCTTCGCTCAGCTTAGGTCGGACTGCCGTAGACGAGAACCGTCTCACACCTACGGCAAGTCCTAAGCCCGTGCGTCATGGTGTTTTGGCCAAGGATGCACACGGTAGCCGTTCGCCTTCCCCAGCTACTGGATCAGTTTCACGGAAAAGTTCATTTAGTTCAATATTTCGTCTTGGCGGCAAGGATTCACCCGATTCACCACGCGAACGTTCACGTTCACGTAGCAAAAGTAAAGAACGTCAAACGCCGCAGTCACAAAATGTTACgccaagcaaacaaaaatccgTTTTAGCGATTTTCAAGCCAGGCAAACGTGGCAGTAATGCGGGAGCTGATGCTAAATCTTCGAAGAGTTCCTCGCCAATCGATGGCCATGAACTTCAGCAACAGGCTCAACAAATGCGCAGCAAGTCACATACACCATCATCAACTATTACTGGCGGAGGGTCTCGGCCTGCGAGCAGATTACGTTATTATGATGAACCAGTAGAAGGCGTGATTCATATACCTCTTCATACCCCACCAGAGGAAAAGGAGACACGAAAATTACTGCATGGTATACAACAACTGAATGCGGAGCCGATGCGTCCAGTACCAACTGCTATAACTGCTAGCCAACTGGCCGCGGCTGCTGCAGCTTTGAAGCCCGTGGGAGCTCGTAAGGGTTCGGGGAGTGGCTCATCAGGAAGCGGTCAATCTCAGCCACGTTCTCAACAGTTAGACAAGTTGCAGCGCATTGAAAATCTCGATGCCATACACTCGCTGTCACAAGATGATGACAATAAAGAGCGCACGTGGAGCTTGGAGGTGAACAAGCATAGTTCACAAGATTCGCAGGAAACTGCTGGTTCTGAAGCAAGTTACGCGAGCGCCATCAAAGTAAATCTTCGTTCAAACTTGgcaaatgtaaaagaaaatgtgGTACAAGAAAATGGTGTGGCAGCGGAGGCTGAAGTTCATCGATTGCCCTCAGTAGATAGTGGTGGTGAGATAAAAGTAGTTGAAACGGTGGCCATGGTGAACGTGAATATAACGCAAGTTCAGCCCGAAAGTGAACATTCAAAAGAAAAGCGTCGACTGCTTTTTACCACACGTCTAGGCTCGGGTAGTCAGGATCAAATCTTTTCGACGCAATTTAGTATTTCAAAGACCGAGAGTCAATCTAGCCAGCTATCAGAGCAAGTACAGGAGACAATAGCTGAAAGTCCTGTGTCAGAAACCCTACACAGGCAAGGCACAGTGATACGCCGCCCAGAGGATGAAGTGGAAACCGCTACTCAAGTAAAAGAGTTCAAAGAGCCGACTAAATTGCCACCCAAACGGCGAAGCTCCACAGAATCGTCAGCACGTCGTCAGAAGTCGATCTCTACATCTGAAGACGAAAAACATAATGTGCAAACAACAGTTACTGCAGTGGTTATGAGACGTAAAGAATCCCATGAGGAACCAAGACGAAAATCGCGGTCTACATCCGAAGAGGACGCAGAGGCTGGTGGCGGTGTTCTAAATCAACGACATTCGCGTTATCTGGAAAACTTTGATGTGCGGAAAAAATACCACGAAAATATACCACGAAAACCGAAACGGCAAGGCTTTTCCGAAACAAAACGTGGTGAGAGCGCAGAGGAGACTGCTATATCTGCAATAGGTCATCAGGAATATCAAAAAATACCgaaactacaaaaacaacagcaacaatatcaACAACGTAAGCCAACACTGCCTCAGCCGCCACCACCATCTACAGCCCCTTCACCTTCACCGCCTCCAAATGCTGCGTCCGCACCGGACAGCCGGTCACCAACGCCAACAAAACGTGCGCCACGTTCACAATCCCAGTCACCAATAGATCGTTCTGGAAAGCAAACACCCGTTAAACCACCAAGGACCTCGACACCCACTCGCCGCTCACATGTCGCACCCGAAAGACAATCAATGCCTTCAACCGATGAGCCAGCTGAGTCATCCGAAAGCGAACGAGACTCAGACTTAGCGGTTGGCTCTTCAGCCGCAACCGATCCTAAGCGGCGCCACTTGCCACGTCATGTGGGCGCCATAGAAGATCACGAAAGTACAGGACTCGTCTCGCAAGAGTCTTTCGACGAGCTTCCCTACGTGCCCACCACCCTACCAGAGGAGCGCGCACAAGGTATTCCGCTCATTCCTATGAAAGATCGGGCCAACATGGAATTGAAAACTTGTCCTGTGGAGCGACCACGCTCAACTACACCACTAAATCCCTCACATTTGGAAGAATATTGTGGCATAGTTACACCCCAGGAACAAACTTATGAATTTAGTGGCTCCGTGCCCGTACGTGGAGAGAAACTACGCATCAGTCTGCCACGTAAAGACTCTACTAAGGAGCGGGTACAAAGCGCGAAGTCACCACGACGCCCATCCAATACGAGCGGAAAATCTTGGTTCGAGTTTGCAGAAGAGGGCCTGCGCGCTACTGCGGCCAACTTGGAGCGTAAGGACTCCAATAAGCAATTGCTCACACAGCAACAACCAGAAGTGGAAACTAAAACAAAGGCGGCTGTTGGTAAGGCCATCACAACTACAGTGCAAACTACACAGAAACAAATCACATCAACCTCTGGCACCACATCAACGCAACGCAAACTTTCCGGGCACTGGATAGATTTCGAAAATATACCAGAAAAACGCAAGCCACCAAAGCGAATCACGGCATTGCCCAAAGATGGGGCTATAACAACAACTACTAGCAGCAGTCGAACTCATGCCACCGCTTCGAGCGCCCTACATGCAACACATACCCAATCACACGGACATGTACATGGACATCCACCACCACAACCCGATGTGACTATGGACGGCAAAATCCATTACAACTACGTGAAACCAGAAGATTGTCAGTGCGAGTGTCACGAGGCAAAGCGCGAAGGGGGCGTCGGCGCTGAGGCAAGCGATGATGCAGGCACCGCCGGCGCGGAAGATGAGGCTGAGGGCGTAGCAAGTAGCAAATCCATAACCAGCGTTGATCTGCTACAGCAAGGTGAGGATATGCTGCCTCTGCTAGACCCCGACACACAGGATGGAATTGAGCCAAG tgaCTCCTCACGTGAATACAGCTGCTATACGGATGACGAGATGGATGTGCCAATGCGACAGACTAGCTCAAGACGCCCGAAGAGCAATCCCTCAAAG TTGGACGAGTTTCCGCGTCGTGATATATCACACAGTCCCCGCAATCGGAAGTTTCCGGACAATCGCAAGTGA